From the bacterium genome, one window contains:
- a CDS encoding nucleotidyltransferase: protein MSKTLVVLAAGIGSRYGGLKQIEAVGPNGAIVIEYSVYDAIRAGFDRVVCVIRRDIEKDFRDIVSSRFEKYIPVDYVFQDMADLPAGFSVPADRKKPWGTGHAVLACRNVVQAPFAVINADDFYGRRSYDALGAFLKGVKADSSDYSMVGFTLRNTLSEHGHVARGVCEVDKNGLLTRVVERTNIEKMGAGARFNDADGSHLDLTGDEVVSMNMWGLTPSLFSHLEREFVSFLQKNAANPKAEFFLPTVVDGLINSGKATAKVLSTPELWFGVTYPQDKAVVVEGIRALVEKGIYPEKLWG, encoded by the coding sequence ATGAGTAAAACACTGGTGGTATTGGCGGCGGGGATTGGGAGTCGGTATGGGGGCCTGAAACAGATTGAGGCCGTAGGCCCCAATGGAGCTATTGTGATCGAGTATTCGGTCTATGATGCCATTCGCGCCGGTTTTGACCGGGTGGTCTGCGTGATCCGGCGGGACATCGAAAAAGACTTCCGTGACATTGTCTCCTCCCGTTTCGAAAAATACATTCCTGTCGATTATGTGTTCCAGGATATGGCGGATCTGCCGGCTGGTTTTTCAGTCCCTGCCGACCGCAAGAAGCCATGGGGGACCGGGCACGCCGTGCTGGCCTGCCGGAATGTGGTGCAGGCGCCGTTTGCGGTGATCAATGCCGATGATTTTTACGGGCGCCGCTCGTATGATGCGCTGGGTGCCTTCCTCAAGGGCGTCAAGGCGGACTCTTCGGATTACAGTATGGTGGGCTTTACCCTGCGCAATACCCTGTCCGAGCATGGTCATGTGGCGCGTGGGGTGTGCGAGGTGGATAAAAATGGCCTTCTCACGCGGGTGGTGGAGCGCACCAACATCGAAAAGATGGGGGCGGGTGCCCGTTTTAACGATGCGGATGGGTCGCATCTGGACCTGACGGGAGATGAAGTGGTCTCCATGAATATGTGGGGGCTGACCCCGTCACTCTTCAGTCACCTCGAGCGTGAATTTGTGTCGTTCCTTCAGAAAAATGCCGCAAATCCCAAGGCCGAGTTCTTTTTGCCGACAGTAGTTGATGGGTTGATCAACAGCGGGAAAGCAACGGCCAAAGTCCTCTCCACTCCGGAACTGTGGTTTGGCGTCACCTATCCCCAGGACAAGGCTGTCGTTGTTGAGGGGATTCGTGCGTTGGTGGAAAAAGGCATTTATCCCGAAAAATTGTGGGGCTGA
- a CDS encoding type II toxin-antitoxin system RelE/ParE family toxin, with product MAYELTWSPAARLDLKEIFAYIAEDDPIAGKKFIRSLFMAVERLSVFPESGRVVPEFKDVTIREIIHRPCRVVYRIKAGQNLVEIARIWHAARGIPQL from the coding sequence ATGGCTTACGAACTAACCTGGTCGCCTGCTGCCCGCTTGGACTTGAAAGAGATTTTTGCCTACATCGCCGAAGACGATCCCATTGCAGGAAAGAAATTCATCCGAAGTCTGTTTATGGCTGTTGAGCGTCTTTCGGTGTTCCCAGAATCAGGTCGTGTCGTCCCGGAATTCAAGGACGTAACAATCAGAGAGATCATTCATAGGCCGTGCCGTGTTGTTTACAGAATCAAAGCCGGACAAAACCTAGTTGAAATCGCTCGAATTTGGCATGCCGCGCGAGGGATACCCCAATTATAA
- a CDS encoding CopG family antitoxin, with protein sequence MRAHYDFSKMEGAKNPYIKQLKQPITIRLDKMTVAYFKNLATELGMPYQNLINLYLRDCAAEHRKLALKWAS encoded by the coding sequence ATGCGAGCACATTATGACTTTTCGAAAATGGAAGGGGCTAAAAACCCCTACATTAAGCAGCTTAAGCAGCCCATTACCATCCGACTGGATAAGATGACGGTGGCTTATTTCAAAAACCTCGCCACCGAATTGGGAATGCCGTACCAGAATTTGATCAATCTTTACCTCCGCGACTGTGCCGCTGAGCACCGTAAGCTGGCATTGAAATGGGCATCATAA
- a CDS encoding BrnT family toxin — protein MSGIQFKWDENKNSKNKRAHGVSFEEAQTVFLDENAIRFFDPDHSEEEDRFIMLGISFKLRVLVVCHCYRENDEVIRLISARKADKEECKDYER, from the coding sequence ATGAGTGGCATTCAATTCAAGTGGGATGAAAACAAAAACAGCAAGAACAAGAGGGCGCATGGGGTCTCTTTCGAAGAAGCCCAGACAGTCTTCTTGGACGAAAATGCCATTCGGTTCTTCGATCCCGATCATTCGGAAGAGGAAGATCGATTCATCATGCTCGGAATCAGTTTTAAGCTCCGGGTGTTGGTCGTCTGTCACTGTTACCGGGAAAATGACGAGGTGATCAGGTTGATTTCCGCCCGGAAGGCCGACAAAGAGGAATGCAAAGATTACGAGAGGTGA